The sequence GCACATAAAATTTCAACATAATATGactgaggaaaaataaaaagagaatttaCTAATTACGTGGTTCAACCTTGTGTCCTTGATTCACAAGACGAGAGCCCAAGCAATTATATTTTTCCACTCGCTCtctttataatacattacaataAAACCCAAATTTATAATTGGGATTGTTCAAtaaattcaatgaaaatttaaattaaatttgaattgtatatatattagttatttCAATCCCATCATTTTCTCTAACAATTAATCACTTGATTCACTGAGTAATCACATAATTTTCTCTGGCTATCAATGTTTTAATGTGGTGTTTCAGGATAGATTTGCCACACAAACCAACTGCCTCTGCTCGAgagattttaaacaaaaaatcttaTTCAATGCACTCTCTTGAGAAGTCGAAATGTGTAattaaagaaagtaaaaataaataaataaaaaccttactCTATGtggtctctttctctctccagattttatggaaaaagttaTAGACAAATTTCCAAAGGCAATTACGGAAGAGGATGACTTTGGCTGGACTCCTCTTCATTATGCTGCATACTTTGGCGACGAAAAACTTGTGAAACTATTTTTGGACAGAGATATTTCCCTTGCTTACAAACAGAACAACGAAGGCATGTGTGCTCTTCACATTTCAGCCAAGAAAGGACATGTTGACGTAATGGGAATGTTCATTGAAAGATGTCCATATACTAGTCAATTGTTCGACAATAGCCATAGGACAGCTCTTCATCTTGCAGCGGAAAGTGGAAATACAAAAgcccttaaaatttttttccaaaataggaaatTCGCTTTTCGTGATCTCATGAATGAGCAAGATGATGAAGGAAACACCCCTTTTCATATCGCTGCTGCAAATGGGAATTATGCACTATTAATGAGTCTGGCAGATGTTAGAAGAATGGGGGGTGCTGTGAACAAAAAAGGGGAGAGTATTCTCGACATTATTAAAGCAGATAATCAACTGATGGATGATGAAAGGGTAAGCATTCAAATTTTGAAGTAGCATAGATTTATAATAATCTGTCGTtgcaaaattataaaactatacttaaagcaaatacaaagaaaatgtCATGCCTCtggattttttttgtatagatTAATATGGTAATGATTGGTgaaatataaagtaaaatattcaaaataagaaTCATGCATGTACTCAAATggtaaaattacaattttaggCATTAGGAGTGACATTTCTCTCTAAACACTTGCAGAAGATAATCGTGTCAAATTTGAAGAGACACAACGTTCTATCGAGTTTGGATACAATGGTTGGCAGACAGACTACAAAAGTGAAGAGTTCTAAGGCAGAAGGAACTGATGCAGCCAATTCTTCAGGGGAAAATGGTAAGAAAGACAAAGAAGACGATAATAAGAAAgccaaagaagataaaaaaaatgatatcaagGATTTGGCCAACTTCAATCTAGTGGTCGCCACAATCATTGCAACTGTAACTTTCGCAGCAGCCTTTCAAGTTCCTGGTGGAACTGGTGGTGACGGCTTGGCAACTTTAAAGGAAAAAAGcagttttgtgaaatttctGATATATGACTCGTTGGCATTTGGGTTTTCAGCTGTCTCAATTTTTGCTAACTTTGCGTATCCGTTTTTAGCAAAAGCTACTCGTATCACATACCCAATAATGTTCTCCTTGGTATTAACTGAATTCTCCCTTATCTGTTTGGTCCTTGCCTTTATAGAAGGCACAAGATCAGTCTTGACTGAAAATTCA comes from Castanea sativa cultivar Marrone di Chiusa Pesio chromosome 3, ASM4071231v1 and encodes:
- the LOC142629626 gene encoding protein ACCELERATED CELL DEATH 6-like isoform X1 — encoded protein: MGKTCSMDPEKGFHEVQIEDNIEVILSKRKIELYNAVIEEREDFTVEAEVLREVTSTKNTILHVAAKSGKTKIAKKIIDLDPSLLHERNSKGNTPLHIAASLGHKDMTNFLLSQHQHTTVPLLKITNESNETALHGAVRNGHNTIVKKLIEKDPSMTSLRNKDGESPLFIAVDRGFFDIAEYILDIEECFEYRGSKGMNILHAAAIRLDESNLFKLSTQDFLTCKAVVSFLREVHHDLYAIRDSFYQTKIPKHILDKREKLNITKIDFMEKVIDKFPKAITEEDDFGWTPLHYAAYFGDEKLVKLFLDRDISLAYKQNNEGMCALHISAKKGHVDVMGMFIERCPYTSQLFDNSHRTALHLAAESGNTKALKIFFQNRKFAFRDLMNEQDDEGNTPFHIAAANGNYALLMSLADVRRMGGAVNKKGESILDIIKADNQLMDDERKIIVSNLKRHNVLSSLDTMVGRQTTKVKSSKAEGTDAANSSGENGKKDKEDDNKKAKEDKKNDIKDLANFNLVVATIIATVTFAAAFQVPGGTGGDGLATLKEKSSFVKFLIYDSLAFGFSAVSIFANFAYPFLAKATRITYPIMFSLVLTEFSLICLVLAFIEGTRSVLTENSWLPEVVYASLFPISYFLVRPIIVRKTFLFSDKSRQLPWYL
- the LOC142629626 gene encoding protein ACCELERATED CELL DEATH 6-like isoform X2, which codes for MGKTCSMDPEKGFHEVQIEDNIEVILSKRKIELYNAVIEEREDFTVEAEVLREVTSTKNTILHVAAKSGKTKIAKKIIDLDPSLLHERNSKGNTPLHIAASLGHKDMTNFLLSQHQHTTVPLLKITNESNETALHGAVRNGHNTIVKKLIEKDPSMTSLRNKDGESPLFIAVDRGFFDIAEYILDIEECFEYRGSKGMNILHAAAIRLDESNLFKLSTQDFLTCKAVVSFLREVHHDLYAIRDSFYQTKIPKHILDKREKLNITKIDFMEKVIDKFPKAITEEDDFGWTPLHYAAYFGDEKLVKLFLDRDISLAYKQNNEGMCALHISAKKGHVDVMGMFIERCPYTSQLFDNSHRTALHLAAESGNTKALKIFFQNRKFAFRDLMNEQDDEGNTPFHIAAANGNYALLMSLADVRRMGGAVNKKGESILDIIKADNQLMDDERIIVSNLKRHNVLSSLDTMVGRQTTKVKSSKAEGTDAANSSGENGKKDKEDDNKKAKEDKKNDIKDLANFNLVVATIIATVTFAAAFQVPGGTGGDGLATLKEKSSFVKFLIYDSLAFGFSAVSIFANFAYPFLAKATRITYPIMFSLVLTEFSLICLVLAFIEGTRSVLTENSWLPEVVYASLFPISYFLVRPIIVRKTFLFSDKSRQLPWYL